Proteins encoded within one genomic window of Streptomyces sp. NBC_01314:
- a CDS encoding barstar family protein — protein sequence MTKRIESELVVDLRGRPIETLDDFWDAVTEPCGLPGWFGRNTEAWRDTIQTRGISEAIDSYDVLVVHVDKQGVFAARNREARALRSAFSGKQSRLVVHELL from the coding sequence ATGACCAAAAGGATTGAGTCGGAACTGGTGGTTGACCTGCGGGGTAGGCCGATCGAGACGCTCGACGACTTCTGGGACGCCGTAACTGAGCCTTGCGGACTGCCGGGGTGGTTCGGCCGGAACACGGAAGCCTGGCGGGACACCATCCAGACACGAGGCATCTCCGAGGCCATCGACAGCTACGACGTCCTGGTCGTGCACGTGGACAAGCAAGGAGTCTTCGCTGCCCGGAACCGTGAGGCCCGCGCCCTGCGAAGTGCCTTTTCGGGGAAGCAGTCGCGACTGGTCGTGCACGAGCTGCTCTGA
- a CDS encoding cell wall protein — protein sequence MRLCPCLPLALATAAALVSGPAVALDGAPEPSLAAADDREPTCAGADSGAFPIRTRIRGGPATYVAGGGFHTWALELTNTTSRTCANIHPVVVLVDGARTLKRTQPQLEFYEDAKSTTAHPVTFERTDSDELVGVLGGDGDGGGTGFTVPPGRTLTVRVRLALTSDAAVPNDVVAKAAVVERRGDDGEWVGESDDYRFRITDGEEDGEEDGEEAREEDGEEAGEEAGEEDGEEDGEEAGEEDGEEVGKETGGKEVDQDGGGAADGDPEAVRSGRPHADELAESGTREALPYVTGLLLLSVGGLLVVAVRRRAR from the coding sequence ATGCGACTGTGTCCCTGTCTGCCCCTCGCCCTCGCCACAGCGGCCGCCCTCGTCAGTGGTCCCGCGGTGGCGCTCGACGGTGCCCCCGAGCCCTCGCTCGCGGCAGCGGACGACCGTGAGCCCACCTGTGCCGGTGCCGACAGCGGCGCCTTCCCGATCCGGACCCGTATCCGTGGCGGCCCCGCCACCTACGTCGCCGGCGGCGGCTTCCACACCTGGGCGCTGGAGCTCACCAACACCACCTCCCGTACCTGCGCGAACATCCATCCGGTGGTCGTGCTGGTGGACGGCGCCCGCACGTTGAAGCGGACGCAGCCGCAGCTGGAGTTCTACGAGGACGCCAAAAGCACCACTGCCCACCCGGTGACCTTCGAACGGACCGACTCGGACGAACTGGTCGGGGTCCTCGGCGGAGATGGGGACGGCGGCGGAACAGGCTTCACCGTGCCGCCCGGCCGCACCCTCACCGTCAGGGTCCGCCTCGCCCTCACCTCCGACGCGGCCGTACCGAACGACGTCGTGGCGAAAGCGGCCGTCGTCGAGCGGCGGGGCGACGACGGCGAGTGGGTGGGGGAGTCGGACGACTACCGTTTCCGGATCACCGACGGAGAGGAAGACGGAGAGGAAGACGGAGAGGAAGCCAGGGAGGAAGACGGGGAGGAAGCAGGGGAGGAAGCAGGGGAGGAAGACGGAGAGGAAGACGGAGAGGAAGCAGGGGAGGAAGACGGAGAGGAAGTCGGGAAGGAAACCGGAGGGAAAGAGGTCGACCAGGACGGCGGCGGTGCCGCGGACGGTGATCCCGAGGCCGTACGGAGCGGGCGGCCGCACGCCGACGAGCTGGCCGAATCGGGTACGCGCGAGGCGCTGCCCTATGTGACCGGGCTTCTCCTCCTGTCCGTCGGCGGGCTCCTGGTGGTGGCCGTCCGCCGACGTGCCCGCTGA
- a CDS encoding SEC-C metal-binding domain-containing protein has translation MRPDTPAENVDHNAEAARLERTADLYPEDAEHLLLQAAAHRELSGDRPTATALYDRLLSSSVPLDNPHLVRALKAANLWEYGHEAEARAIIDGVRAAAPRDPAPWVIVAEALESHDELEAAQDTFTAAVTLLLTDVPEPPYATRALLFGRHRVRRMLGSVHDEWDAVADTQHSSSVSLDELHDPKRVWSLGSDNPAELQAEISRLRAELGAYREALSRPFPVAVLHWPANELSELVTAYPGLSTEYPSHEEHLATIESSLRELSSSGTPNLGIVTGTVPSYEAFAASEGSSPADATLLPQYATTLAARGLAVEWPPQRGRACWCGSGRVYGECHGSEG, from the coding sequence ATGCGCCCCGACACGCCTGCCGAGAACGTCGACCACAACGCCGAAGCGGCACGCCTGGAGCGGACCGCCGACCTCTACCCGGAGGACGCCGAGCACCTGCTCCTGCAGGCCGCGGCCCACCGGGAACTCTCCGGCGACCGCCCCACCGCGACGGCCCTCTACGACCGCCTACTGTCGTCGTCCGTCCCTCTCGACAACCCCCACCTCGTACGAGCGCTGAAAGCCGCCAACCTCTGGGAGTACGGCCACGAGGCGGAGGCCCGCGCGATCATCGACGGAGTCCGCGCCGCGGCCCCGCGTGACCCGGCCCCCTGGGTGATCGTCGCCGAGGCCCTGGAGTCCCACGACGAGCTGGAAGCGGCCCAGGACACCTTCACGGCAGCCGTGACCCTCCTCCTGACAGACGTCCCGGAACCCCCGTACGCCACCCGCGCCCTCCTCTTCGGCCGCCACCGCGTCCGCCGCATGCTCGGCTCGGTCCACGACGAGTGGGACGCCGTGGCGGACACCCAGCACTCCTCCTCGGTCTCCCTGGACGAGCTGCACGACCCGAAGCGCGTGTGGTCCCTGGGCTCGGACAACCCGGCGGAACTCCAGGCCGAAATCTCCCGCCTACGGGCAGAGTTGGGCGCCTACCGCGAGGCCCTGTCCCGCCCCTTCCCGGTAGCGGTCCTCCACTGGCCGGCGAACGAACTGAGCGAACTGGTAACGGCGTACCCGGGCCTCTCCACCGAATACCCGTCCCACGAGGAGCACTTGGCGACCATAGAGTCCTCGCTACGAGAGCTCTCCTCCTCAGGCACCCCGAACCTGGGCATCGTCACGGGCACGGTCCCGTCCTACGAGGCCTTCGCCGCCTCGGAGGGCTCCTCCCCGGCCGACGCGACACTGCTGCCGCAGTACGCGACGACGTTGGCTGCGCGGGGGTTGGCTGTGGAGTGGCCGCCGCAGCGGGGGCGCGCTTGTTGGTGTGGGTCGGGGCGGGTTTATGGGGAGTGCCACGGTAGCGAGGGGTGA
- a CDS encoding beta-1,6-galactanase — translation MTAFPDPKDNQAKPTAETPAPATEGPPTAFGRRALLAAAGGAVVGTALGTGTAHADATIAINPATKYGTWEGWGTSLAWWANVFGARDDFADLWFTTKTTTYNGTALPGLGMNIARYNLGASSWNTVEGSTMVESANIPAFKQIEGFWQDWNNEDPNSSAWDWTADTNQRAALTKAVSRGATTELFANSPMWWMCSNHNPSGASGGGNNLQTWNYRQHASHLAAVALRAKNNWGVNFATVDPFNEPAASWWTATGTQEGCHMDPAVQAAVLPYMRSELDARGLTSVRIAASDETNIDTARSTWNSFGASTKSLVSQVNVHGYQGANGRRDLLYTDVVTTAGKKLWNSETGDSDGTGWTLARNLCYDFRWLHPTAWVYWQVMDPTAGWAMIAYDANTLQPTTVQTKYYVMAQFSRHIRPGMTILDTGSSYTAAAYDAAAKRLVIVAINTATSAQTFTFNLSGFTTVTGGTNGLVPRWNTHTSGGSDRYRAYSDTRLSGKSVAVPFAAGAVQTLQIDGVTI, via the coding sequence ATGACTGCATTCCCCGACCCCAAGGACAACCAGGCGAAACCCACCGCGGAGACCCCGGCCCCGGCCACCGAAGGCCCCCCGACGGCCTTCGGCCGCAGAGCCCTCCTGGCCGCGGCCGGCGGCGCGGTGGTCGGCACCGCCCTCGGCACGGGCACGGCACACGCGGACGCGACCATCGCCATCAACCCCGCGACGAAGTACGGCACTTGGGAAGGCTGGGGCACCTCGCTCGCCTGGTGGGCCAACGTCTTCGGCGCCCGGGACGACTTCGCCGACCTGTGGTTCACCACCAAGACGACGACGTACAACGGCACGGCCCTGCCCGGCCTGGGCATGAACATCGCCCGCTACAACCTCGGCGCGAGCAGCTGGAACACGGTGGAGGGCTCGACCATGGTCGAGTCGGCGAACATCCCCGCGTTCAAGCAGATCGAGGGCTTCTGGCAGGACTGGAACAACGAGGACCCGAACTCCTCCGCCTGGGACTGGACGGCGGACACGAACCAACGCGCGGCCCTGACGAAGGCGGTGTCCCGGGGCGCGACCACCGAACTCTTCGCCAACTCCCCCATGTGGTGGATGTGCTCGAACCACAACCCCTCGGGCGCGTCCGGCGGCGGCAACAACCTCCAGACCTGGAACTACCGCCAGCACGCCTCCCACCTGGCGGCGGTCGCCCTTCGTGCGAAGAACAACTGGGGCGTGAACTTCGCGACGGTCGACCCCTTCAACGAGCCGGCGGCGTCGTGGTGGACGGCGACCGGCACCCAGGAGGGCTGCCACATGGACCCGGCGGTCCAGGCCGCCGTACTCCCGTACATGCGCAGCGAGTTGGACGCGCGCGGCCTGACGTCGGTCCGCATCGCAGCCTCGGACGAAACGAACATCGACACGGCCCGCTCGACGTGGAACTCCTTCGGCGCCTCCACGAAGTCCCTGGTCAGCCAGGTGAACGTACACGGCTACCAGGGCGCGAACGGCCGCCGCGACCTCCTGTACACGGACGTGGTCACCACCGCCGGCAAGAAGCTCTGGAACTCGGAGACGGGCGACAGCGACGGCACGGGCTGGACCCTCGCCCGCAACCTCTGTTACGACTTCCGCTGGCTGCACCCCACGGCCTGGGTCTACTGGCAGGTGATGGACCCGACGGCGGGCTGGGCGATGATCGCGTACGACGCGAACACCCTCCAACCGACGACGGTCCAGACCAAGTACTACGTAATGGCACAGTTCAGCCGCCACATCCGCCCGGGAATGACCATCCTGGACACGGGCTCCAGCTACACGGCGGCGGCGTACGACGCGGCGGCGAAGCGCCTGGTGATCGTGGCGATCAACACCGCCACCTCCGCCCAGACCTTCACCTTCAACCTCTCGGGCTTCACCACGGTGACCGGCGGCACGAACGGCCTGGTCCCCCGCTGGAACACCCACACCTCGGGCGGCAGCGACCGCTACCGCGCCTACTCGGACACCCGCCTGAGCGGCAAGTCGGTGGCGGTGCCGTTCGCGGCGGGAGCGGTGCAGACACTGCAGATCGACGGGGTGACGATCTAA
- a CDS encoding DUF6412 domain-containing protein, with the protein MFRAWADPRPVAVLLLVLFELSVLDTGTLSAAVAFAATAAAGSAFAACAVIASRCAPVVPRTRVRTAIRDRERRTAFLSQRDPDARGRTRPRAPGRALLTATA; encoded by the coding sequence ATGTTCCGGGCCTGGGCCGATCCGCGCCCCGTCGCCGTGCTGCTCCTCGTCCTTTTCGAACTCTCGGTGCTGGACACCGGCACGCTCTCCGCTGCCGTCGCCTTCGCCGCGACCGCCGCGGCCGGCTCCGCGTTCGCCGCCTGCGCGGTGATCGCCTCGCGCTGCGCGCCCGTCGTGCCCCGTACACGCGTACGGACAGCCATACGGGACCGTGAGCGCCGTACGGCGTTCCTGTCCCAACGTGATCCCGACGCTCGCGGCCGTACACGGCCCCGGGCGCCCGGACGTGCCCTCCTGACGGCCACCGCGTAG
- a CDS encoding fumarylacetoacetate hydrolase family protein: MKLLRVGTAGAERPALLDAEGVLRDLSGVVPDIDGTLLADDEALGRVRAAAESGELPVLDAAGLRIGPPLARIGKIVCIGLNYHDHARETGSEPPAEPVIFFKAADTVVGPHDTVLVPRGSTKTDWEVELAVVIGRTARYVESREAALAHVAGYAVSHDVSEREFQLERGGTWDKGKNCETFNPLGPWLVTADEVPDPQKLGLRLWVNGELKQDGTTGEQIFAVSEVVRYVSQFMTLYPGDVINTGTPAGVALGEPEPKPFLRAGAVVELEIDGLGRQRQEFKNA, encoded by the coding sequence ATGAAGCTGCTGCGAGTCGGTACGGCGGGTGCGGAGCGCCCCGCGCTGCTCGACGCCGAGGGAGTCCTGCGGGACCTGTCGGGCGTCGTCCCGGACATCGACGGCACGCTGCTCGCGGACGACGAGGCGCTCGGGAGGGTCCGGGCCGCTGCCGAGAGCGGTGAGCTGCCCGTCCTGGACGCGGCGGGGCTGCGGATCGGGCCGCCGCTCGCCCGTATCGGCAAGATCGTCTGCATCGGGCTCAACTACCACGACCACGCGCGTGAGACGGGGTCCGAGCCGCCCGCCGAGCCGGTGATCTTCTTCAAGGCGGCGGACACGGTGGTCGGGCCCCACGACACGGTGCTGGTGCCGCGCGGGTCGACCAAGACGGACTGGGAGGTCGAGCTCGCGGTCGTCATCGGGCGTACGGCCCGGTACGTCGAGTCGCGTGAGGCGGCGCTCGCGCATGTCGCCGGGTACGCCGTGTCGCACGACGTGTCCGAGCGGGAGTTCCAGTTGGAGCGCGGGGGCACGTGGGACAAGGGCAAGAACTGCGAGACGTTCAATCCGTTGGGGCCGTGGTTGGTGACCGCGGACGAGGTTCCCGATCCGCAGAAGCTGGGGCTGCGGTTGTGGGTCAACGGGGAGTTGAAGCAGGACGGGACGACCGGGGAGCAGATCTTCGCGGTGAGTGAAGTCGTGCGGTACGTCAGTCAGTTCATGACGCTCTATCCCGGGGATGTCATCAACACCGGGACGCCGGCGGGGGTGGCTCTGGGGGAGCCTGAGCCGAAGCCGTTCCTTCGGGCCGGGGCTGTGGTGGAGCTGGAGATCGATGGGCTCGGCCGGCAACGGCAGGAGTTCAAGAACGCGTAG
- a CDS encoding ROK family protein has protein sequence MNGNGNGNGRTAGVTGVNLLALRSHNGALVLDLLRTAGLAGISRLELADRTGLTPQAVSKITARLRADGLLTEAGYRASTGGKPRTVLRLVPDAGHAVGLHLDRDELTAVLCDLTGAVVAERHAPLNLGAGADTVVEGAAREVEALLTGVSESRTAMPVDPAHDSYGSPLLPVLGVGVALPGPLDHLHGVLHRVTGFPEWDGFPLRAALARRLGMPVVVDKDTNAAALGLAAVSGAHGSFAYLHLGTGLGAGLVIDGAVHRGARTRAGEFGHQVVQLDGPLCECGNRGCVEALCLAAMARGDVDEAARVLGTGAANLVGLLDIELVLLGGRTVEARPEAFVRGVGFVLDAWARRQGEDPDVPVRAVEGGASWVAEGAAQLLLAPLFGRADG, from the coding sequence GTGAACGGCAACGGCAACGGCAACGGGCGTACCGCAGGAGTGACCGGCGTGAATCTTCTCGCCCTGCGCAGCCACAACGGAGCGCTGGTGCTGGACCTGCTGCGTACCGCCGGCCTGGCCGGGATAAGCCGGCTCGAGCTGGCCGACCGGACGGGGCTCACCCCGCAGGCCGTCAGCAAGATCACCGCCCGGCTGCGCGCGGACGGGCTCCTGACGGAGGCGGGGTACCGGGCGTCCACCGGGGGCAAGCCGCGCACCGTCCTGCGACTCGTGCCCGACGCCGGGCACGCGGTCGGCCTCCACCTCGACCGCGACGAGCTGACGGCCGTGCTCTGCGATCTGACCGGCGCGGTGGTCGCGGAGCGGCATGCGCCGCTGAACCTGGGAGCCGGGGCGGATACCGTGGTCGAGGGTGCCGCGCGGGAGGTGGAGGCGCTGCTGACGGGGGTGAGCGAGAGCCGCACCGCGATGCCGGTCGACCCCGCACACGATTCCTACGGCTCTCCCCTCCTGCCCGTACTCGGCGTCGGTGTCGCCCTCCCCGGCCCCCTCGACCATCTGCACGGCGTCCTGCACCGGGTCACCGGGTTCCCGGAGTGGGACGGGTTTCCGCTGCGGGCGGCGCTGGCGCGGCGGCTGGGGATGCCGGTGGTGGTGGACAAGGACACCAACGCGGCGGCGCTCGGGCTCGCGGCGGTCTCGGGGGCGCACGGCTCCTTCGCCTACCTCCACCTCGGTACGGGGCTGGGCGCCGGGCTCGTGATCGACGGGGCGGTGCACCGGGGGGCCCGGACCCGGGCCGGTGAGTTCGGACATCAGGTCGTCCAGCTGGACGGGCCGTTGTGCGAGTGCGGGAACCGGGGGTGTGTCGAGGCGCTGTGCCTCGCGGCGATGGCGCGGGGAGACGTGGACGAGGCGGCGCGGGTGCTCGGTACCGGTGCCGCGAACCTCGTGGGGCTCCTCGACATCGAGCTCGTCCTGCTGGGCGGGCGCACGGTCGAGGCCCGGCCCGAGGCGTTCGTGCGGGGGGTGGGGTTCGTGCTCGACGCGTGGGCCCGGCGGCAGGGAGAGGATCCGGACGTGCCGGTGCGGGCGGTCGAGGGCGGGGCGTCGTGGGTCGCGGAGGGGGCGGCTCAGTTGCTGCTCGCGCCGTTGTTCGGGCGTGCGGACGGGTGA
- a CDS encoding heme-degrading domain-containing protein: MTTDAKTSPSPSPASAPAAPSIDELEAQERRLMLPRFTHEDAWTLGSLLVDLARERNAPVAIDIRRGPQQLFHAALPGSTPDNDAWIDRKRRVVEHYANSSYLIGARFRAKGTTFEASSRLDPDHYAAHGGSFPLAVEGTGVIGTVTVSGLPQLEDHAMVVEALERFKRDL; encoded by the coding sequence GTGACAACCGACGCCAAAACCTCCCCCTCCCCCTCCCCTGCCTCTGCCCCCGCCGCCCCGAGCATCGACGAACTCGAAGCCCAGGAACGCCGCCTGATGCTCCCCCGGTTCACACACGAGGACGCCTGGACCTTGGGCTCCCTGCTGGTGGACCTGGCCCGTGAGCGGAACGCCCCCGTCGCCATCGACATCCGCCGCGGCCCCCAACAGCTCTTCCACGCCGCCCTCCCCGGCTCGACCCCGGACAACGACGCCTGGATCGACCGCAAACGCCGAGTGGTGGAGCACTACGCCAACTCCTCCTACCTCATCGGCGCCCGTTTCCGAGCCAAGGGCACGACCTTCGAAGCCTCGTCCCGCCTGGACCCCGACCACTACGCGGCCCACGGCGGCTCCTTCCCCCTGGCGGTAGAGGGCACAGGCGTGATCGGCACGGTCACGGTCTCGGGCCTCCCCCAACTGGAGGACCACGCGATGGTGGTGGAAGCACTGGAACGCTTCAAGCGCGACCTGTAA
- a CDS encoding class E sortase, with translation MKVAHSRALRVAAECAVTLGLVLLLFVAHQLWWTNRQAQEGAAREVAALERDWGRERSATGDLDEGRVPLAAPAPLTGPSTSPRPAEAYAVLVIPRLHLRVPVAEGVGRADVLDKGYAGHYPGTAQPGRPGNFALAGHRNTHGEPFRHLDRLEPGDEVRVETRDAVHTYVVDRTLPQTAPGDGGVLRSVPRSDVRPSYGYGERGHYLTLTTCTPAYTSTYRLVVWGKLRSVRLR, from the coding sequence ATGAAAGTCGCCCACTCCCGTGCGCTCCGGGTCGCCGCCGAGTGTGCCGTCACCCTCGGGCTCGTCCTCCTGCTCTTCGTCGCCCATCAGCTGTGGTGGACCAACCGGCAGGCCCAGGAGGGGGCGGCTCGGGAGGTGGCCGCGCTGGAGAGGGACTGGGGGAGGGAGCGGTCGGCCACCGGTGACCTCGACGAGGGGCGGGTACCGCTCGCCGCCCCGGCCCCGCTCACCGGGCCGTCCACGTCGCCACGCCCGGCCGAGGCCTACGCCGTCCTCGTCATCCCCCGCCTCCACCTCCGCGTGCCCGTCGCCGAGGGGGTCGGCCGGGCGGACGTCCTCGACAAGGGGTACGCCGGGCACTACCCGGGGACCGCGCAGCCCGGCCGGCCCGGGAACTTCGCGCTCGCCGGGCACCGCAACACCCACGGCGAGCCCTTCCGCCACCTCGACCGGCTCGAACCCGGTGACGAGGTCCGCGTCGAGACCCGGGACGCCGTCCACACGTACGTCGTCGACCGGACGCTCCCGCAGACCGCGCCCGGCGACGGCGGGGTCCTGCGGTCCGTCCCGCGCAGCGACGTGCGGCCGTCGTACGGGTACGGCGAGCGCGGCCACTACCTCACGCTCACCACCTGCACGCCCGCCTACACCTCCACGTACCGCCTTGTGGTGTGGGGGAAGCTCCGGTCGGTGCGGCTCAGGTGA
- a CDS encoding Gfo/Idh/MocA family oxidoreductase: MTGTSTDRPLRVAVVGYGLAGSVFHAPLIAATEGLTLDTVVTSNPERRAQARAEFPEVRFAATADELWGRAEELDLVVVASPNKTHVPVATAALEAGLAVVVDKPVAGTAAEARELAALADSRGLLLSVFQNRRWDNDFLTLRGLLADGELGEVRRFESRFERWRPQLKGGWRESGDPAEIGGLLYDLGSHVVDQALTLFGPAALVYAESDLRRPGAETDDDTFIAVTHASGVRSHFYASAVTPQLGPRFRVLGSEAGYVKYGLDPQEAALREGERPAPGADWGLEPENLWGRVGAGDSPLTDGGRPVPTLPGDYPAYYTAVAAALRGTGENPVTAHEAAAALDVLEAARKSASEGVAVKL; the protein is encoded by the coding sequence ATGACAGGCACCAGCACAGACAGGCCCCTACGCGTCGCCGTGGTCGGCTACGGCCTCGCCGGCTCCGTCTTCCACGCCCCGCTGATCGCCGCGACGGAGGGCCTGACCCTCGACACGGTCGTCACCTCGAACCCGGAGCGGCGGGCACAGGCCCGCGCCGAGTTCCCGGAGGTACGGTTCGCGGCCACGGCGGACGAGCTGTGGGGCCGGGCGGAGGAGCTGGACCTGGTCGTCGTCGCCTCCCCGAACAAGACGCACGTCCCCGTAGCCACCGCCGCGCTGGAGGCGGGCCTCGCGGTCGTCGTCGACAAGCCCGTCGCCGGTACGGCGGCCGAGGCGCGCGAGCTGGCCGCCCTCGCGGACTCCCGGGGCCTGCTCCTCTCCGTCTTCCAGAACCGCCGCTGGGACAACGACTTCCTGACTCTCCGGGGGCTCCTCGCCGACGGCGAGCTGGGCGAGGTCCGTCGCTTCGAGTCCCGCTTCGAACGCTGGCGCCCCCAACTCAAGGGCGGCTGGCGCGAGTCCGGCGACCCCGCAGAGATCGGAGGTCTCCTCTACGACCTGGGCAGCCACGTCGTCGACCAGGCCCTCACCCTCTTCGGCCCCGCCGCCCTCGTGTACGCCGAGTCCGACCTCCGCCGCCCCGGCGCCGAGACGGACGACGACACGTTCATCGCCGTCACCCACGCGAGCGGCGTCCGCTCCCACTTCTACGCCTCTGCCGTCACCCCCCAACTCGGCCCGCGTTTCCGGGTGCTGGGCTCCGAGGCGGGTTACGTCAAGTACGGCCTCGACCCCCAGGAAGCGGCCCTCCGCGAAGGCGAGCGTCCCGCGCCCGGCGCCGACTGGGGCCTGGAACCCGAGAACCTCTGGGGCCGCGTGGGCGCCGGCGACTCCCCGCTGACCGACGGCGGCCGCCCCGTCCCGACCCTCCCGGGCGACTACCCGGCGTACTACACGGCCGTGGCCGCCGCCCTGCGCGGCACCGGCGAGAACCCGGTCACGGCACACGAGGCGGCCGCCGCGCTGGACGTACTGGAAGCGGCGCGGAAGTCGGCGAGCGAAGGTGTGGCGGTGAAGCTGTGA
- a CDS encoding S8 family serine peptidase translates to MANGPMDRRAFDGQPNRPNGAATGQGAEYTGRYVVLLDPSNQESGLNALRSSADIATVERVRGTEVGNVSELLERPDVSVHFEELAAAVVEVRPDQRHALVTAAEADPAIIAAEPERMVYAMPITAPTQAPTEFYPAYRSDDEVVDRHTRAEIAAAQGPASDEQSFTWGLQAIRANLTHLTGRGVMVAVLDTGVDITHPDLVGCIEDTMSFVVGEAVEDRNGHGTHCIGTVAGPAKPQEGPRYGVACDARILAGKVLNNRGSGTDGQVLAGMAWAVARGARVISMSLGAGVQQGELFPQTYEILAKRALERGTVIVAAAGNESERPPVIQPVGRPANCPSILAVAALDRALTPSSFSNGGVNGQGGEINIAAPGRDVRSAAPGGRYQNLSGTSMATPHVAGVLALLAEAHPNVSAADLVARLKAGAFPMAQPVRDVGSGLLQAP, encoded by the coding sequence ATGGCGAACGGACCCATGGACAGGCGTGCCTTCGACGGGCAGCCCAACCGACCCAATGGTGCCGCCACCGGCCAGGGTGCGGAGTACACCGGTCGGTACGTGGTCCTGCTCGACCCGAGCAACCAGGAGAGCGGACTGAACGCACTGCGTTCCTCCGCCGACATCGCGACCGTCGAACGTGTCCGCGGAACCGAGGTAGGGAACGTCTCCGAACTGCTGGAGCGACCCGACGTCTCGGTGCACTTCGAGGAACTGGCCGCCGCCGTCGTCGAGGTGCGGCCCGACCAGCGCCACGCGCTGGTGACCGCGGCCGAGGCCGACCCGGCGATCATCGCGGCGGAGCCGGAGCGCATGGTGTACGCCATGCCGATCACCGCCCCGACGCAGGCGCCGACCGAGTTCTACCCGGCCTACCGCAGTGACGACGAGGTTGTCGACCGCCACACCAGGGCCGAAATCGCCGCCGCCCAGGGCCCGGCCTCGGACGAACAGAGCTTCACCTGGGGCCTGCAGGCGATCCGGGCGAACCTGACCCATCTGACCGGACGCGGTGTGATGGTCGCCGTCCTCGACACCGGCGTGGACATCACCCACCCGGACCTGGTCGGGTGCATCGAGGACACCATGTCCTTCGTGGTCGGCGAGGCGGTCGAGGACCGCAACGGCCACGGCACCCACTGCATCGGCACCGTCGCCGGCCCGGCCAAACCCCAGGAGGGACCCCGTTACGGCGTTGCCTGCGACGCCCGCATCCTCGCCGGAAAGGTCCTCAACAACAGGGGCAGCGGCACCGACGGCCAGGTCCTGGCGGGCATGGCCTGGGCCGTCGCCCGTGGCGCGCGGGTGATCTCCATGTCGCTCGGCGCGGGGGTCCAGCAGGGTGAGCTCTTCCCGCAGACGTACGAGATCCTGGCCAAGCGCGCGCTCGAGCGCGGGACAGTGATCGTCGCCGCGGCGGGCAACGAAAGCGAGCGGCCCCCGGTCATTCAGCCTGTCGGCCGGCCCGCCAACTGCCCCTCCATCCTCGCGGTGGCCGCTCTCGACAGGGCACTCACACCGTCGTCCTTCTCCAACGGAGGCGTCAACGGCCAGGGCGGCGAGATCAACATCGCCGCTCCCGGCAGGGACGTGCGCTCGGCTGCCCCTGGTGGCAGGTACCAGAACCTGAGCGGCACGAGCATGGCAACGCCGCACGTCGCGGGTGTCCTCGCCCTGCTGGCCGAGGCGCACCCCAACGTGTCCGCGGCCGATCTCGTGGCCCGTCTGAAGGCCGGCGCGTTCCCGATGGCGCAGCCCGTCAGGGATGTCGGCTCGGGCCTGCTCCAGGCCCCGTGA
- a CDS encoding YidC/Oxa1 family membrane protein insertase → MSVFADLVARLADLLQPLFHASATAVAIVLFTALVRLLVHPLSRAAARGQRARVALQPQIAELRKKHAKNPEKLQKAMLELHTKEKVSPLSGCLPSLCQLPAFFLLYHLFSNRTIGGEANALLTHRLFAAPLGDRWHDALGDGGVFGAQGLVYVGLFVIVTGVAAFNFRRMKRMMAAGAAGMPAVSDEQVPGMAASMGAVSKFMPFMSFFTLVSVAVVPLAAALYVVTSTTWSAVERAFLYPLPVTAAGAAAGTSTGSGTGASSAAAAR, encoded by the coding sequence ATGTCCGTTTTCGCCGACCTTGTCGCGCGCCTCGCCGATCTGCTCCAGCCGCTGTTCCACGCCTCCGCGACGGCCGTCGCGATCGTCCTGTTCACGGCACTCGTACGGCTGCTCGTGCACCCCCTGTCCCGGGCGGCGGCGCGGGGGCAGCGGGCGCGGGTCGCGTTGCAGCCGCAGATCGCGGAGCTGCGGAAGAAGCACGCGAAGAACCCGGAGAAACTGCAGAAGGCCATGCTGGAGCTGCACACGAAGGAGAAGGTGTCGCCGCTCTCCGGCTGCCTGCCCAGCCTCTGCCAGCTGCCGGCCTTCTTCCTCCTCTACCACCTGTTCTCCAACCGGACGATCGGCGGCGAGGCCAACGCCCTCCTCACCCACCGGCTCTTCGCGGCCCCGCTCGGCGACCGCTGGCACGACGCGCTGGGCGACGGCGGCGTGTTCGGGGCGCAGGGGCTCGTCTACGTGGGCTTGTTCGTGATCGTCACCGGGGTCGCGGCGTTCAACTTCCGCCGTATGAAGCGGATGATGGCGGCGGGTGCGGCCGGGATGCCGGCCGTGTCGGACGAGCAGGTGCCCGGGATGGCGGCCAGCATGGGGGCCGTCAGCAAGTTCATGCCGTTCATGTCCTTCTTCACGCTGGTCAGCGTGGCGGTGGTGCCGCTGGCGGCCGCGTTGTACGTGGTGACCAGTACGACGTGGAGTGCGGTGGAGCGGGCCTTCCTCTACCCGCTGCCCGTGACCGCGGCCGGGGCCGCTGCCGGTACCAGCACCGGCAGCGGTACCGGTGCCTCGTCGGCCGCCGCCGCCCGGTAG